One region of Cydia fagiglandana chromosome 15, ilCydFagi1.1, whole genome shotgun sequence genomic DNA includes:
- the LOC134671476 gene encoding integrator complex subunit 11, giving the protein MPDIKITPLGAGQDVGRSCILLSMGGKNIMLDCGMHMGYNDERRFPDFSYIVPEGPITSQIDCVIISHFHLDHCGALPYMSEMVGYTGPIYMTHPTKAIAPILLEDMRKVAVERKGESNFFTSQMIKDCIKKVTAVTLHQSVMVDNDLEIKAYYAGHVLGAAMFWIRVGSQSVVYTGDYNMTPDRHLGAAWIDKCRPDLLISESTYATTIRDSKRCRERDFLKKVHECVEKGGKVLIPVFALGRAQELCILLETYWERMNLKCPVYFALGLTEKANNYYKMFITWTNQKIRKTFVQRNMFDFKHIKPFDKSYIDNPGAMVVFATPGMLHAGLSLNIFKKWAPYEQNMVIMPGFCVQGTVGHKILNGAKKVEFENRQVVEVKMAVEYMSFSAHADAKGIMQLIQYCEPKNVLLVHGEAQKMEFLKDKIEKEFKINCYMPANGETCTISTPTKIPIDVSLRLLKAEAVRYNAQPPDPKRRRVVNGILCVKDNRLSLIDIDEMCDEIGINRHVIRFTSTVRLDDPGPALKTAEKLKGLLTEKLSGWSITISDGNISVESVLIKVEGDDETTKNIYVSWTNQDEDLGSYILGLLQSMVQ; this is encoded by the coding sequence ATGCCTGACATCAAGATTACCCCGCTGGGGGCGGGCCAGGACGTCGGCAGGAGCTGTATTCTCTTATCCATGGGAGGGAAGAACATTATGCTGGACTGTGGAATGCATATGGGTTACAATGACGAACGCCGCTTCCCGGACTTCTCTTACATTGTCCCTGAAGGTCCAATCACGAGCCAGATCGATTGCGTCATAATCTCGCATTTCCATTTAGACCACTGTGGTGCTTTGCCCTACATGTCAGAGATGGTCGGTTACACTGGGCCGATTTACATGACACATCCTACAAAAGCCATCGCTCCTATACTCCTGGAGGACATGAGAAAAGTTGCAGTGGAGAGAAAAGGTGAATCTAACTTCTTCACATCTCAAATGATAAAAGATTGCATTAAGAAAGTTACTGCGGTAACATTGCACCAGTCGGTGATGGTAGACAATGATTTGGAAATAAAGGCGTACTATGCTGGACATGTGCTGGGTGCTGCTATGTTTTGGATCAGAGTTGGATCTCAGTCTGTCGTTTACACTGGTGACTACAATATGACTCCGGATAGACATTTAGGAGCTGCTTGGATTGACAAGTGCAGACCTGATTTGCTCATATCAGAGTCAACTTATGCCACTACTATCAGAGATTCCAAAAGATGCCGTGAAAGAGACTTCCTTAAGAAAGTCCATGAGTGTGTAGAAAAGGGTGGTAAGGTCCTCATCCCTGTTTTTGCTCTCGGCCGTGCCCAGGAACTCTGTATATTGTTGGAAACATACTGGGAACGGATGAATCTTAAATGCCCAGTGTACTTTGCCTTAGGCCTCACAGAAAAAGCAAACAATTACTACAAAATGTTCATCACATGGACAAATCAGAAGATCAGAAAGACTTTTGTACAGAGAAACATGTTTGATTTTAAACATATTAAACCTTTTGATAAGTCATACATAGATAACCCTGGTGCAATGGTGGTGTTTGCAACTCCGGGCATGTTACATGCTGGACTGTCATTAAACATATTCAAGAAATGGGCACCTTATGAACAAAATATGGTTATCATGCCTGGGTTCTGTGTGCAAGGAACTGTTGGTCATAAGATTTTGAATGGAGCTAAAAAAGTAGAATTTGAAAACCGTCAGGTGGTGGAAGTCAAAATGGCAGTAGAATACATGTCTTtctctgcccatgctgatgctaaaGGCATCATGCAGCTGATTCAATATTGTGAACCGAAGAATGTCCTTCTAGTACATGGCGAAGCTCAGAAAATGGAGTTTTTGAAGGACAAAATTGAAAAGGAGTTCAAGATTAACTGCTACATGCCTGCCAATGGAGAAACTTGCACCATTTCTACTCCAACAAAAATCCCGATTGATGTGTCTTTAAGGCTACTAAAAGCTGAAGCAGTCAGATATAATGCTCAGCCACCAGATCCAAAGAGACGGCGTGTAGTGAATGGAATTCTCTGTGTCAAAGACAATAGACTTTCTCTCATAGACATTGATGAAATGTGTGATGAAATTGGCATTAACAGGCATGTCATCCGTTTCACAAGCACTGTGCGTTTGGACGACCCGGGTCCAGCCCTCAAGACTGCAGAGAAGTTGAAAGGTTTACTCACGGAGAAGTTATCTGGTTGGTCTATCactatatctgatggcaacatCTCTGTGGAATCCGTGCTTATTAAAGTTGAGGGTGACGATGaaactacaaaaaatatttacgtcTCTTGGACCAACCAGGATGAGGATCTCGGCAGTTATATATTAGGATTGCTGCAGTCTATGGTTCAGTAA